Within the Arachis duranensis cultivar V14167 chromosome 10, aradu.V14167.gnm2.J7QH, whole genome shotgun sequence genome, the region ATTCGGGAAGAGTTTGGAGAAACTTGTAACTTTGATGTGGATGatgcaattcaaaaattagaaaagcTAGGAATTGTTACCCAGGTCAGATTTAATTTCCTCCTAAACTCATTATGTCTTTCATCAATTCTATTAAGCTAATGttactaaaattaaagtaatattttttcaatatttaaaaatacttttaatttaaaaaaatattatttttgataatttagCAACCATAAAATAATCATCACTTTAAACTCCATCTTATATTAACTTAGTcacttcaaaaattttataatactttAGAGGCTCTTTGAAACCAATAACTTCATTTTGaaactatatataaaataatattttttatttaacaatttttaatttaaaaataaaaaaaaattatcaaaataaaaaaatgtaattttaataacatttttaaatattacttaAATTGTTTAGCTACTATGGCCATAGGTATACTCTACCTTTTTTTGGTGAGTTTTTTttaactctatatataattaaacttttttgtttttgatattggGATAGTAGTAGTGTTTTTTAAAACGTGGACTGAAGTGTTATTCTCAAATGTGGAATTGTTTAATTAGAGAAGTAGAAATTGAACCGTCCAATTTGTGTATTttccacaattttaaaaaaacacaaaaaattatcatGTTAAGATATATTATTCTAATTActctatatctaaattttttagccATATAATTACCTTTGTTGAtttgagtatttttttttttttaaatataggaCGTGATTGGTAGGTATATATGTGTTGGGCTGAAACGAGCAAATGAAATCATTGGAACCACTACCGAGGAACTTGTCCTTAAGGCAAAACAAGGAACCATTAATCCTAACTCTAACTCTAATTCCTGATGATTCTGTTTTCAACTATTCTTTAAACTTATGCGATATGTCAATATGTAAAATTctacatcaatataattttatCATACTATGCCACTAACATGAATGTGTGCAAACGTTTCGAATACTCAAGTTTAGTTGCATAGTTATATGAGATACATAATTGTTTGAGAGGAAATTATTGTTTGTTAAATTATGTATGTGTTAACAATTCCGCTAAGTGAACAAAATTTGAGATACGGATAACGTAAATAACGGGTTGCATTTCAGGTTTTGTAATCATTTAAATTaagaattatatttaattaatttaaattttgatttttaaaattaaaattaatttttttaatatatttaggtaccaattttttttctcttgcaAATCACACATTTATAATAATAGTGATAAACGAAAACAATTACATAAAGAAGAGGATATAGATATTTTAGGACTCTAGTAAGAAAATGCATGACAAGAGAGCCTAATAGAAAAAAGGAGCTTAAgaaataattgattgaatttttttttggtagtaatttataatatttggaatgaaaagaataaaaaatatttagaaacaaatagagaaattattttatttaaattaaaaaaataatatttattgatttaaataaatatgtaaGTATTTACCAAGTTATATTTAGAGTTATATCTCAAATACAGGAGAAACTGAAAAACAAAATCTCAAATGCAATGATGACGCACTGGTCATATCCCAGGTGCAACCGATATATAAACAAGAGAACATCTTGAATACAGTAAGCTTGAGAATGGGGCAAGTACTCCCAGTGTCATTTGATACttttaaactaaatatatatataatatgttccattttaaattttaaatgaccccactacaaataaattaagctcaattattaaaaatctaaacttattttatctttttatgattttgactattagttaacctaattaaatttagtttttttctatttttaaatttcaaccGTCACTCATTTATTCTCTTAAACCCTTttcttagtttcatattttcaatatttttttctatttcttgtcTAGTAGTCATCTTCTCTTCatcaaaaagtaaattttaaattctttattttgttttatatagcTCTCTATGACTATAAGGTAAAAAACCATAATAAGCCAACTGACTCAAAAAATTACGTAAATACGCCAAAGCAAAAATCGTTTCAGCAATAAGCCAAACACTATCtttatgtaattcgaaccaaggtgGTTCGAACTACAAACCTTAataattcgaaccaggttgGTTCGAATTAAGGGAGAGGAAGTTTGaacgtaattcgaaccaaggtgGTTCGAACTCTTCTTGCACGTAATTCGAACTGGCCTAGCTCGAATTATTCATTGGAAACCAAaccatgtaattcgaaccaagctggttcgaattaccctTGGCGTGCTCCGAATCAcccataattcgaaccaaggtaGTTCGAATTATGGGTGATTCGGCTATATAAGGAGTTCGAATCACCCTCATTCGAACTATTATTCCTACCCCCTACCCCACAAAATCTCAGAGAAAATGACCCAGATTCTCTCCGAGGAAGACCTGAACGGAATACTCTGCTCATGGGGAACGGAATACGCTGCATCAGAGTCTGTCGCAGGAATTTCGGCGGCACCCCTGCATGTTGCGCCACCAGCACAGCCTGCCCCACCGGATGATGGGGATGACATCGAGGATGAGGAGCCGTTTATCCGCCGAGGTCAGAGGGCACGGGTAGCCCGTCGCTGTGGTACTGGGTCGCATCTGTTTAGATGATTCACgtttcatgtatttttttcCTTAAAGTTCAATCATGTATGATAGTGATTTGTactttttttgttatgttataGTCTGTTCacctatgtttttttttatttgtgttgtgGGACTTTGATTATGTATGATCAATGAATCTTGAAACAGTTTagtgtttattttttcttattaaattgtGCATCTACGGAAAATGTAGCATTATTCATAATTAAAGAAGCCGTATTCATTACTACTCGCAACAATCAAACTAAAAGTCATGCGCACTAATGTAAATAATACTGACACTAACAACATGCGAACTAATGTAAATAACACTAAGACTAGCAACATGCGCACTAATGTAAATAATGCTAACACTAACAACATGCATACTAATGGTGTCCTGTCTGAGACGAGCCTCCAACCTGTGGGCAACTACGTCGTGTGTGTCCGGGTTGGCGACATAGGCCGCACCTCTTTGGCCGATTCGGATCTGCCTCGTCCATATTCGTCCGTATCCTAGTGGATCTAGGACGACCCTCTCTGGCACGCCTCTTGTCAGGGTCTGGAATCACCGTGGGCCCGTCGTAAGGTGGCCAGAAGCCCTCCGGGATCAGAGGTGTGAATCCCATCCGATACACACTGAACACCGAGCTAATCTGATAGACGCTGTGAACGTAAGAGGTCCAAGTGACCCGTGAGTATGCACAACATGCAAGTGCGTGCTGACACGGGAAATGAAGAGCCTGGAAGTACCCGCAGTCACATGTCCGAGAGGCAAGTGATACTCTGTAAGTACCCAAGGAGAAAGAACCAGTCGGAGTGGTCTCTGCTACAGTGAACTCGGAGTTATCCCAGTCATACAGCGTCACCGTGAAGCACCTGGCCGTCTTCATGTTGGCCTCAATACACTTCACCAAATGCTGACTGAATTGTTGTCCTGTTCCCATCTGGGCCTCAGCCTCTCTCCCCTTGCGAACAAACAGTTCCGCAAGCCTACAATATGTTGCCTTCACCAGGGATGCTACAGGGAGATTTCTGACCCCCTTCAGGATAGAGTTCACACACTCGGAGATGTTCGTCGTCATGTGACCGAATCTCCGCCCCTCATCACGATGCTGAGTCCACAACGAGTAATCAATCCAGTTCGCCCACTCACACATCGCCGGATCTTCAGATCACAGAATATCAAACCAGTAATCAAATTCAACCTCGGTCTTCGCATACGCCGCGTTCACTAGTAGCCTCCTAGCGTCTTTGCCCTTGAAGGTTAGGGCAAAATTAGCCGCTACGTGTCGTATGCAGAATGCACGGTACGCAGATGGCGGTAACCAACCGCCGTCAGGGGCCTCAAGCGCAGCCTTGATGCCGTTGTGCCTGTCCGATATAACCAGCAGACCGGGCTGCGGGGTCACGTGCTGTCGAAGGTGCGAGAGAAAGAATGTCCAGGATTCCGCATTCTCACCCTCTACTAGTGCGAATGCGACAGGTAGAATGTTCGAGTTCCCGTCCTGTGCAATCGCGATGAGCAACGTCCCCCCATACTTCCCATACAGATGTGTGCCGTCAATGCTCACTAGCGGCTTGCAATGACGGAATGCCTCGATGCACGTCGGGAAAGTCCAGAAAAGCCTGTGGAAGTACGCTTGAGACTCGTCCACCTGTCCTCCAACTCGAATCGGGCTCGTCTTAAGGACCACAACACTACCAGGCATCGTCAGCTGCACACCCAACACCCACCTAGGCAGGTCGTTGTAAGACTCATCCCAGTCACCGTAGATGAGGGCAATAGATTTCTGCTTCGCCATCCAAACCCTCCGGTAAGTCGGCCTAAAACCAAAGTGCGCTGCCGTGGCGTTCAGGAGCACCTTGATGCTTACGGATGCATCGGCCCTAACCATTGGCATAATGAACGCCGAAATCACATGATAATCCAAACTCCTGTGGTCACTCGAGATGGAGGTAGCAAGACAAGTGTGAGGTCCATTGTATCGTTTGACCTCCCAAATGCCCTTCCGCTGCCGGAGACTAAGTcgaatcaaccatgtgcacccattcccAAACTCGGAACACTTGCCCACATACCGGCGGTGATCGGACTCCACCACCTTGTACTGTACCCCTCGCCGGATGCTGTAAGTCTTCACACTTAAAAGGGCCTCATCTTTATCCTGGAATTGCTGACCAACCTGGAACTCTGTCAGACCAGTAGTCCCTTCCGCATCTCTAGCTCCGAATCCAACAGCGTGCCCTAAAACCCCCTCATGTCTCATGGCGTCCAAGTCCAACGAGGAAAAATGTGGTGGATACTGCTGTGTGCCAGAGCTAGAACCACCTACCTCCAATGCAGGCCCAGTCGCTCCAATATCATCAGCGCTATCATCGTCAATCATATCCGGCTCGACGTCATCCTCATCTTCATCGTCCAAAAAACCGTCTCCTACGCCAACAGGTGCAACTCCCACTAAAGCGTTCGGCAAATTTTCCCTTTCCACTACCTCGTCGCCTTCGGTGCCATTGAGGTCAACAGCGAAAGATGGGGAGGCGACATGTTGGACCACTGGTTCGTACACAGGGACGGACGAGGAAGCAACGGCAGGCCGGGAACTAGAACCTGCTGGATTCGCTAACGTGTTCGTATTCCGGTTCGAACCGCCGGAGCTGGATACAACATCAACCAGCCGTGCCAACAACTCCGGTGTCCTCACCTCCGGAAACTGCCGCCGACAAAGAAACATTACTTGCAAGTCCACATCATTATTAATCGTGAAGCAATCATACTTCACGGTATTCTGTAGCACCGTGACTGGAATGCGATAGAAAAACTTCTTTACCCGCTTCGCACCATCCATACCGAGCTTTATTAGTACAGCGCTAACAAGGTCATCATAACTCGTCGTAGATGTTACGACAATACATAGAGGATTCTTATCTGTGAACTTTACTCCGGAACGAGTTTTTCTATTAACAGATCCTCTGTGGTGCACCAAAACCacaaaactctcctcactagccatctCCCTCTAATGAGACTAACTCACGTTTGGAACCATATATATACAGCCCAGTCTCACACTAATTCGAACCGGTCTGGTTCGAACTATGAtttgtgtaattcgaaccagcccgGTTCGAATTACACGGAAACCGTCTCTctctataattcgaaccaacttggttcgaattacgttCATTCttaattcgaaccaagctggttcgatTTATTGCAAACCAAAAAAACCTAATTTGAACTCACCTGGTTCGATTTACTAACAATTAGAGTTCGAACcaacctggttcgaattatataaaaatacgaTCTGGTTTATTGCTGAAACGATTTTTGCTTTGGCGTATTTACGTAATTTTattgcatataaatttttaaagtgaattgatcaatttactaatttagaatatatattttttatttttagaaatagtaatggaaaaatatttcaaaagaaaGCTACCATTAGAATCTGAAGACACTCCATTAGtctcttataataaaaagaagttcttaaaatttaatatgGAAAGTCTGGTAACTGATCTTGGAGAACgaccaaaatttcaaattatgaTACAAATGACAGAAAGAGAGATATTCAGTCAAGTTGATAATGAAACAATTATTCTACATTTTCAAAATATGAAAACAAGAAGAGAAGtactttcaaaatttaaagCAGAAAAAGTTAGCAGCTAAtgtaatttttggttttttttttattcgaataattaatatgcacttttatatttttaaatataaattaatatatattttgatagtaatgtgtattatttttgtctcccAACATAAATTTTATGGGTCCGTCACTAGAGATATGCTCATATTCTAACATAGAGCAGTGCATCTGAGATACATGCAAGGAAGCAAAACAGAAGCACTGCATCCAAGATATAGTCAAGATACGATGTTATGAAaatattgtatataaatatatgtatgatttagtttattttttatgtgtatttgtattttaataggtataattttataaaatccaaaataaacttaaaactaacattaaatattttcttaatttacaTTAAAAATTGTAACATAATTTTTGTATGCtacattgattattattgataGGAGGGGGCCCCTTAATTTATTTCGTTTTACTCTATAATGTTTGATTATCAGATCCTTTCCCTATCCGTATTAAattgtttgtttttgttatttttagaattaatatatgggtattaaaaatacttttttcataaaattttataacaaaataaaataaaataatgtttagTTAATATGTGATTTAGGAATATATGTTAAAACCAAATTATTTAGCTCtttaaaaatatagttatattacgtgtatactaaaattagtcattacaaatatataaaattatatatattagaatataaatatacatgaaaaataaattaaatcatatatatatttatatatctcgaATGCAATGtttctgttttgattttttgCACGTATCTCGGATACACTGTTTCATGTCAGAATATAAACATATCTCGGATGCACACGGAATATGACCAACGCGTCTCGTATCACAAAACGAAGACAGTACATTCGAGATGTGACTCAAAATATATTCTGATAAATATTTATACGTTTATTTAAATcggtaaatattatattttttaatttatttaaaaaaaattctgatgTTCTTATTAATAGAGTTTTTTTAGCTATAAAAATGGTATGATATTAACTcatttagttattaataataatattggaGATGAAAATAGATTGTTTTTAAGTTGATTTTGCTGTCttcatagtttttttttgtattcttttgtaTTTGTATCTATTTCTgtggttaaaattttttattatgaaaaaataatgagtgtaattcaattttattggctgtgtatatatttttattttagtatagaAATCAGTATTTGGACCTGTCCATTACTTTGTaagttaatttataaaaattttttagtatcAAAACGGAGGgtctaatttattttgttatgattttttaaaacaaaaaatttataggaGGATCTGATTTTTGTTTCCCAAATAATTGAAGAGtcgaatttttatattttaaataaaaaattttacatttaaGAATAGCAGTCTTATAATTTAtgatcttaaaaaaattaaatggtcagtttatttatttaaacaagCATTAATAGTTTAAATATCGTATATATAACAAATCATTAgacatttttaaataaaattcaaatttgcgACTAATTAGATTTTAACGTGGCCGGGTCGAGATACATGGCAACccgaaaaaaaatgcaaagtAAAATTGGCCCAGATATGGTTTCCTTCTTGGCTGCATTAAGCTGCAAGGCTCCAACGCTAATTGTTATGAATAGAATTTGTTGTTGAATGCCAGAAAAACCCAGAAACCACTCTGAATAACACTAATCCGGAAGTGACAGGTTGCGACACATGTTTCCGGCGGTTTTCACTGTTCTTACGCCCTCTAATGTCTCTGCTTTCATCCCAATCAACACAAGACTCTCAATCTTCTCAAAACCAAATTCCAAACTCTCTCTCCTTCCCAGGGTCAGTAGTAACGGTCCTGATtccacctcacaacactcttcATCCCTTTCAGTATGTTCAGATTCCCTCTCTcgtttttttctctatttattcTGATATATGTTTATTAGAACCTTATAGCTAAGTGTCACACTTTTGAAGGCCATGCTGTTGAACAATTTAGTGCCAATATGCTTTGCTAGTTGGTGATACCAGgaaatattattcaaaatttagGGTTTTTGATTTTGAAGTAGTAAAACTTTGGTAGTGAGTGTGCataatataaattcaatatAGACAGCTATTCATTTGATGTAATACTTACTTTTGATAGAAGAAGAAATCTGTTAAGAAACAAGAAGATTACAAGATAAGAGGACAGAATTTCTTCTTTCCATCGGTTAGCTAGAAGGAGAAATTTATATGGATAACTGTATTATTATTTACTTGTCttgatgtttttcttttattaaaaaaaggtaACTCAGATAAAAATTATTGAGAAAAATAATGTAGTTCAATCTCTATGCACATCTGATATGTGAAACCGTAACCCTCTTACGACTACAATGATTTGAGCACAGAAGTAAAGACAAAGTCCTGTCTCCACAATGCACCTTGAGAAATGCAAGCAGTTCTTTCCTGCTATGTGGACTTAGAATTGCAGAAACTACACAACTTTACAGAACCCTGAAAATTTTCCTTCTCCAAAATTGTTCAAATGTTATAGTTAACATTTCAGTGATAATGAGTACTTTTGTTTCAGGGTATTGATGCAGTAGAGAGCACGTCTTCTGGCCTTGGTGATGGTTATGTGGCCTTATTTGTCCGTATGTTAGGCCTAGATCATGATCCTCTGGATAGAGAGCAAGCTATAATTGCTCTCTGGAAATATTCACTTGGTGGAAAGAAGTGTATTGACACTATAATGCAATTTCCTGGTTGTATTAATCTTATTGCAAACCTCCTTAGATCAGAGTCTAGTGCAACATGTGAGGCAGCTGCAGGTCTTTTGCGATCGATATCTTCAGTCAATCTATATAGGAACGCTGTAGCAGATAGTGGAGCAATAGAAGAGATAAATAGATTGTTGAGGCAATTGTCCTTGGCCACTGAGGTATGTGACCTCTTATTCTGTAAATTTAATTCATATTCACATATTTCACTGGTGTTCAAAATTGAGAATCTTTTGTATTCATTTTTGGCAGGTGAAGGAGCAGAGTATGGGTACACTCTGGAATTTATCTGTTGATGAGAAGCTCTGCAGGAGAATGGCAAAGAGTGACATTCTACCATTATCTATTAAATACCTTGATGATGAGGATATGAAAGTAAAGGAAGCTGCAGGAGGCATTTTGGCAAATTTAGCATTGAACCGCAATAATCATGACGCGATGGTTGAATCAGGTGTTATACCAAAATTGGTGAGGATTCCTTTGTGTTTATTGGAACGTTGTTGGTTGTTACTCTtctaataatatatacatattacaTGCCATTCTGGTTTTACATGCTGAAAAGTATGATTTTGATCCTCCTCTCTAGTGTTAAGCCTATCAAAGTGCAAAAAGGTCCTATATTCTTTATTAAATAATCTCAAGGTATAGTGTGCATTATGCAATAAGACTATAACATTCTCTGTTCAGATTTATCATTGTATTAGTATATATGATTTTCCCATTTTCCCAGTTGTTAGAGAAGATTTTATTGTTGTAATCCTATGGACCAGTTCATTTTGCCCAGTTATGCTGGTGTATATCATTTTCCCTTTTTCCCAGTTATTAGAGAAGATTTTATTGTTGTAATCCTATGGACCCTATTCATCTTGCCCAGTTTTGCTGGCTTTGTTAACAGGAAGGAAGAAAATCCTTGTGTTAGTAGTAGCCTATGCCATTGTTTGGTCTATTTGGCTGGAGTtgtattcttataattttaataatagaatTTCGGGAACAAACAAATCATGATCATTTTAGAATAGTTTCTCTCTAAGATTTGTTCACTTGTTGAGGGATTCAAGAGCTTTGCTCTTTGGATATTTCCTTTTTTCCCCCATAATTCACCTTTGTGAAGAGGATCTCTTGTTGTCCGAATTTTTTTACTCTATCTTTCTGATTCacatataaaattcttttattaaaaagaagTGATACAAAAATTCTTCTGGGTTAAATCGACAGTTTGTTTGTTTGTACTCCCCTGGTATGGtgtatttgtattttcttaGTCATAACTCATTATctcttaggtagcgtttgttttcaggtactgagacagagactgagagatTGAGACTCAGTATTGTGTTTGTTAGTTCAGAGACTGGtattaaaatttctgtctctgtctctaaaatttcagtatttcagtacctccaaaaagtagggacacaggggactgaaatttttagagatggagattgaaactttaataacattttataccttaaatactttcatttcaattaattaattccaattttattctttgtgcaaattaaattagagtttcattcttatttcaatttctgtctcctattttgcaccaaacagaatactgagatttgTTTCAATccctgtctctcagtctcagtttttctgtctctgtctctccaccaaacgctaccttaagGTTAGTATAACGAAAGGGGTAGATAAGTCTGTTTGTATTGCATTTATTTGGTATTTCATCAgcagaatatattttttactgttcattttcttttatctaaaaaattctTACTGTTCAGTTAGCTATACCTTTTTCTGATTTCTGTAATACTGAAATTTGTACAGAACCCCTGGTTTTTATCCCTCACAATTAAAATTGAATGGAAATAAAAAACTAGGAGACGTTTTGTAAAGTTTGTTGATAATTTAATTGTCATTGGTTCCATCAGTTCCTAAATATGATTCTCTGATTTTCTTTCAGGCAAAGTTCTTAGTATCTAATTCAGAAGGTTCTAAAGTTATTAAAAAGGAAGCAAGAAATGCATTGTTGGAACTTGTTAAGGATGATGATTATTATAGAATTCTTGTTATTGAAGAAGGACTGGTTCCTGTGCCATTAATTGGTGCTGCAGCATATAAATCATTCACCCCACGATTACATGCGTGGCCCACATTACCAGATGGAACTGAAATTGAAAAGACTCCTggacaaaattccaaatttggTGCATCAGAATTACTTCTTGGATTAAATATTGATGACAAGAATGCTAACATAGATGAAGCAAAAGTCAATGCAATCATTGGACGGACACAACAGCAATTCCTTGCTCGTATTGGGGCTATAGAAATGGAAGAGAAGACGGTATCTGAATGTTCAAATGATCAGCTGCTTACACTTTTGCCTTGGATGGATGGTGTTGCTCGTTTGGTGCTGATATTAGAACTTGAAGATAAGTCTGCTATTGTAAGGTCTGCTGAGTCAATTGCTGGTGCATGTATCAATGAACATATGCGCATTGCATTTAAGGAGGCTGGAGCAATTAAACATTTAGTACGTCTTTTGAATTGTGATCATAATGAGGTCCAATTTGCTGCAATACAAGCTTTGGAAAGGTTGTCTGCTAGGTAGGACCATTGTTAATTTTGTGAAGTCTGATATACATTATAGGATATAAGTggaacaaaagaaaattgagGAAAATCTTAACGTAGCacataacaattatattttatgaaattagaaAGCCATGGCCTCTGCTAAGGTAAGGCTTGGTTGTCGTAATAAGATGAATTGCTAAAATAGTTTTAGGTTTATCCATTTATTGTGTAATCATAATTGGTAAACTGAATCGATGCATAATGATTTCTTGATGCAGCAATATTGTTTGCCGGATGATTGAAGCTGAGGGTGTTTTACATCCTTTAATCAGTATTTTAAAGTCCTCAGAAATAGCTGAACCTGTTGTGGAGAAGGTATATATGtatttcttgttttaattaattctgGCAAGAGCCTGGTTTATTAAAATAGTTACGTCAATGCTTTGAGGTTGATAAGTTGCTTCTGCAGGCTCTGAACATAGTTGCTCAGATACTAGACCCCAGTAAAGAGATGCAGTTGAAGGTTAGTATTACATATCTTGCTGC harbors:
- the LOC107471927 gene encoding uncharacterized protein LOC107471927, producing the protein MFPAVFTVLTPSNVSAFIPINTRLSIFSKPNSKLSLLPRVSSNGPDSTSQHSSSLSGIDAVESTSSGLGDGYVALFVRMLGLDHDPLDREQAIIALWKYSLGGKKCIDTIMQFPGCINLIANLLRSESSATCEAAAGLLRSISSVNLYRNAVADSGAIEEINRLLRQLSLATEVKEQSMGTLWNLSVDEKLCRRMAKSDILPLSIKYLDDEDMKVKEAAGGILANLALNRNNHDAMVESGVIPKLAKFLVSNSEGSKVIKKEARNALLELVKDDDYYRILVIEEGLVPVPLIGAAAYKSFTPRLHAWPTLPDGTEIEKTPGQNSKFGASELLLGLNIDDKNANIDEAKVNAIIGRTQQQFLARIGAIEMEEKTVSECSNDQLLTLLPWMDGVARLVLILELEDKSAIVRSAESIAGACINEHMRIAFKEAGAIKHLVRLLNCDHNEVQFAAIQALERLSASNIVCRMIEAEGVLHPLISILKSSEIAEPVVEKALNIVAQILDPSKEMQLKFYDGPVNGSEKMFDKAKSEIPAGLRTEQAISETNSRNAILESDFIARLVEILKSSSPSLQEKAASVLEFVALADQTLASVISADIESGLNSVFQQKLLKISADMESDVEEQFSEAYTIEFEEAGRAISAASRLMTRLLDNEKFRHKTDSSHFIGLLREILRSRIPLYHKDWVAACLVKLNFLSSSNTSSDPINVEVTLYETIPRLLEQIKNSFSRETQENAVVELNRIVSEGVVDSSGAIISEGAIYPLVKLIEEGSEKAVEASLAILYNLSMDSDNHSAIVVAGAVPALRRIILAQRPHWERALRLLRNLPT